Proteins encoded within one genomic window of Acidovorax sp. 107:
- a CDS encoding diguanylate cyclase domain-containing protein, with protein sequence MSPERQRLARMLFDEYIAMYASRDARLVDRFSENFSGFAGSSDKLIKSRSEWVNITRLDFAQVPGHIGIEMRDIFPQELGADVLAVTAFFHIHLPNPDPLFASETARLVLVFRQERDDWKIAHSSISIPYGLARDGEVYPASRLQQRNQELQALVDERTQALAQANNQLQLLSNTDGLTGIANRRHFDQALAHEWARAQRAHGPVSLIMLDVDVFKHFNDHYGHLAGDACLKSLALTLAQTGGRRDGDVVARFGGEEFVVLLPGADAPAALEVAQHIQQAIQALALPHEGAPHGIVTVSFGVATMAPEREQLAEELVRRADRAMYRAKQGGRNRIEQAPEP encoded by the coding sequence ATGTCACCCGAACGCCAACGACTGGCCCGCATGCTGTTTGACGAGTACATCGCCATGTATGCGTCGCGCGATGCCCGGTTGGTGGACCGCTTCAGCGAGAACTTCAGCGGCTTTGCGGGCAGCAGCGACAAACTCATCAAGTCCCGCAGCGAGTGGGTGAACATCACGCGGCTCGACTTTGCGCAGGTGCCCGGGCACATCGGCATCGAGATGCGAGACATCTTCCCCCAAGAGCTGGGGGCAGACGTGTTGGCCGTGACGGCGTTTTTCCACATCCACCTGCCCAACCCTGATCCGCTGTTTGCCAGTGAGACTGCCCGTTTGGTGCTGGTCTTCCGGCAGGAGCGCGACGACTGGAAGATTGCGCACAGCAGCATCTCCATCCCTTACGGCCTCGCGCGCGACGGCGAGGTGTACCCCGCCAGCCGCCTGCAGCAGCGCAACCAGGAACTGCAGGCCCTGGTGGACGAGCGCACGCAGGCGCTGGCCCAGGCCAACAACCAGCTGCAACTGCTCAGCAACACCGACGGCCTGACGGGTATTGCCAACCGCCGCCACTTTGACCAGGCCCTGGCCCATGAATGGGCGCGTGCCCAGCGGGCCCATGGCCCGGTGTCGCTGATCATGCTGGACGTGGACGTGTTCAAGCACTTCAACGACCACTACGGCCATCTCGCGGGCGATGCCTGCCTGAAGTCCCTGGCCCTGACGCTGGCGCAGACCGGGGGACGCCGCGACGGCGACGTGGTGGCGCGGTTTGGCGGCGAGGAGTTTGTGGTGCTGCTGCCCGGCGCCGATGCCCCGGCTGCGCTGGAGGTGGCCCAGCACATCCAGCAGGCCATCCAGGCCCTGGCCTTGCCGCACGAGGGTGCCCCCCACGGCATCGTGACGGTGAGCTTTGGTGTGGCCACCATGGCGCCCGAGCGCGAGCAACTGGCCGAAGAACTGGTGCGTCGCGCGGACCGCGCGATGTACCGCGCCAAGCAAGGCGGGCGCAACCGCATCGAGCAGGCGCCGGAGCCATAG
- a CDS encoding DUF72 domain-containing protein: protein MQDDLFGDTLPKPPPAEAAASAPALPPAQDGAAPTRRTRSGTVALIASDDALTALAAALPPRLRLGTSSWTYPGWKGLVWEGEHSDTQLSKQGLAVYAQHPLMRTVSIDRSFYRPLTVSQYERYASQVPDDFRFVVKAPSVVTDALVRSEDGRGRQPNPAFLSPELARSECVEPALQGLGHKLGALVFQLSPLPLAQLDRMPLLLDRLRAMLLALPPLAPLAPDGVIAVEVRDPEWLTPDFAAVLREAGATYCLGLHAKMPPLQNQLPMLRALWPGPLVCRWNLNPVHGPYGYEEAERLYEPYDRLHHPDLETRAALAAVIAGTTGRGQNAFVTISNHAEGCAPLTVRGVAEEVAKLAAR from the coding sequence ATGCAAGACGATCTTTTTGGCGACACGCTCCCCAAGCCGCCCCCTGCTGAAGCTGCCGCCTCGGCCCCCGCTTTGCCCCCAGCGCAGGACGGTGCAGCCCCCACGCGGCGCACCCGGTCCGGCACCGTGGCCCTCATCGCTTCGGACGATGCGTTGACGGCGCTTGCCGCCGCCCTGCCGCCCCGGTTGCGCCTGGGCACATCGTCATGGACCTACCCCGGCTGGAAAGGCCTGGTGTGGGAGGGCGAGCATTCCGACACGCAACTTTCCAAACAAGGGCTGGCCGTGTATGCCCAGCACCCGCTGATGCGCACGGTGAGCATCGACCGCAGCTTCTACCGCCCGCTCACGGTGAGCCAATATGAACGCTATGCGTCACAGGTGCCCGACGATTTCCGGTTTGTGGTCAAAGCCCCCAGCGTGGTGACGGATGCACTGGTGCGCAGCGAAGACGGACGGGGCCGCCAGCCCAACCCGGCGTTCTTGAGCCCCGAGCTGGCCCGCAGCGAATGTGTCGAGCCTGCGCTGCAGGGGCTGGGCCACAAGCTGGGCGCGTTGGTGTTCCAGCTCAGCCCCCTGCCGCTGGCGCAGCTGGACCGCATGCCCCTCTTGCTGGATCGCCTGCGTGCCATGCTGCTGGCCCTGCCCCCGTTGGCACCGCTAGCGCCTGATGGCGTGATTGCCGTGGAGGTGCGCGACCCCGAATGGCTGACGCCGGACTTTGCGGCCGTGCTGCGCGAAGCGGGCGCCACCTATTGCCTGGGGCTCCACGCCAAGATGCCGCCGCTGCAAAACCAGTTGCCCATGCTGCGTGCGCTGTGGCCCGGCCCGTTGGTGTGCCGCTGGAACCTGAACCCCGTGCACGGCCCCTACGGCTATGAAGAGGCCGAGCGGCTGTACGAGCCCTACGACCGGCTGCATCACCCGGACCTGGAAACCCGGGCGGCGCTGGCTGCCGTCATCGCGGGTACCACGGGTCGGGGGCAGAACGCCTTCGTGACCATCAGCAACCACGCAGAGGGCTGCGCGCCGCTCACGGTGCGCGGGGTGGCTGAAGAGGTCGCAAAGCTGGCGGCCCGATAA